In a genomic window of Aquamicrobium sp.:
- a CDS encoding septum formation initiator family protein: MWTRQRKKRNTGALIVPAISAAFLSYFGFHAFHGEYGIYSKYRLETRVAALEADLAKVQAERTRLEQRLSLLNDGSLEKDMLDEHARRALNMALGDEVIIMRQRSNDRGQ, encoded by the coding sequence ATGTGGACTCGCCAGCGCAAGAAACGCAACACCGGCGCTCTGATCGTGCCGGCGATCTCGGCTGCGTTCCTGTCCTATTTCGGCTTCCATGCCTTCCACGGCGAGTACGGCATCTATTCGAAATACCGGCTGGAGACGCGGGTCGCCGCGCTCGAGGCCGATCTGGCGAAGGTGCAGGCCGAGCGCACCCGTCTGGAGCAGCGCCTCAGCCTGTTGAATGACGGCTCGCTGGAGAAGGACATGCTGGACGAGCATGCCCGGCGCGCGCTCAACATGGCTCTCGGTGACGAAGTCATCATCATGCGGCAGCGCAGCAATGATCGAGGACAATGA
- the pdhA gene encoding pyruvate dehydrogenase (acetyl-transferring) E1 component subunit alpha, producing MATAARKTPAKSRAGADSQQTPRTPPPAKFSKDEDLKAYRDMLLIRRFEEKAGQLYGMGFIGGFCHLYIGQEAVVTGMAMAIKEGDQMITAYRDHGHMLAMEMSARGVMAELTGRRGGYSRGKGGSMHMFSKEKNFYGGHGIVGAQVPLGTGLAFANRYRGNDAVSLTFFGDGAANQGQVYEAFNMASLWKLPVIYIIENNRYAMGTAVTRSSAETDFSQRGVSFRIPGIQVDGMDVRAVKSAGDMAVEWCRAGNGPIILEMQTYRYRGHSMSDPAKYRSKDEVQKMRSEHDPIEQVKARLLAQKGVSEDDLKAIDKKVRDIVADAADFAQSDPEPDVSELYTDVLL from the coding sequence ATGGCGACAGCCGCCCGTAAGACGCCTGCGAAATCCAGGGCAGGCGCCGACAGCCAGCAGACACCGAGAACGCCGCCGCCGGCGAAGTTTTCCAAGGACGAGGACCTCAAGGCCTATCGGGACATGCTCCTGATCCGCCGCTTCGAGGAAAAGGCCGGCCAGCTCTACGGCATGGGCTTCATCGGCGGGTTCTGTCATCTCTATATCGGGCAGGAAGCTGTCGTCACCGGCATGGCCATGGCCATCAAGGAAGGCGACCAGATGATCACCGCCTACCGCGACCACGGCCACATGCTGGCCATGGAGATGAGCGCGCGCGGGGTGATGGCCGAGCTCACGGGGCGCCGCGGAGGCTACTCCAGGGGCAAGGGCGGCTCGATGCACATGTTCTCCAAGGAGAAGAATTTCTACGGCGGCCACGGCATCGTCGGCGCGCAGGTGCCGCTCGGCACCGGCCTCGCCTTCGCCAACCGTTATCGCGGCAACGACGCGGTCTCGCTCACCTTCTTCGGCGACGGCGCGGCCAACCAGGGCCAGGTCTACGAGGCGTTCAACATGGCCTCGCTGTGGAAGCTGCCGGTCATCTACATCATCGAGAACAACCGCTACGCCATGGGCACGGCGGTGACGCGCTCGTCGGCCGAGACCGATTTCTCCCAGCGCGGCGTCTCCTTCCGCATCCCCGGCATCCAGGTCGACGGCATGGACGTGCGCGCGGTCAAGTCGGCCGGCGACATGGCGGTCGAGTGGTGCCGCGCCGGCAACGGCCCGATCATCCTCGAGATGCAGACCTACCGCTATCGCGGCCACTCCATGTCCGACCCGGCGAAATACCGCTCGAAGGACGAGGTGCAGAAGATGCGCTCCGAGCACGACCCGATCGAGCAGGTCAAGGCGCGACTTCTGGCGCAGAAGGGCGTCAGCGAGGACGATTTGAAGGCCATCGACAAGAAGG